In the Pseudothauera hydrothermalis genome, one interval contains:
- a CDS encoding ABC transporter substrate-binding protein, whose translation MSLLRTLVLAALLPFAAMHQPALAERGVTADTVLLGHSGALSGPLAELNREYLSGATLYFDDLNGRGGVHGRRIALLTVDDEYKPEKAAENVRKLIEDDGVFALFGCFGTGPSAKMIPLASRARVPFFAPYTGADMLREPLDPYVFHLRASYGQEIEAMVDHLVTLGVQSIGVVHHADPFGQAGLDAAQKTLARYNLRPAVIAPIASNGADAAEAARRVATANPAALIMVTAGNSSIALLRAVLATEARPMLYGLSVISSQQLVRELGQDAHGLVIAQVVPSPFRLEHAVVREYRRLAEKASQPYSYTALEGYLAAKTFVEALRRAGRDLTREKLVEALHGMNDWDAGDLRLQFSPRRHVALDYVDLSVISRGHFTR comes from the coding sequence ATGAGCCTTCTGCGCACCCTTGTCCTTGCCGCGTTACTGCCGTTTGCCGCCATGCATCAGCCAGCCCTGGCCGAGCGGGGGGTCACCGCCGACACCGTACTGCTCGGCCATTCCGGCGCTCTGAGCGGTCCGCTGGCAGAACTGAACCGTGAATACCTGTCCGGCGCCACGCTTTATTTCGACGACCTGAACGGCCGTGGCGGCGTCCATGGGCGGCGTATCGCGCTGCTCACCGTAGACGATGAATACAAACCAGAAAAAGCCGCGGAAAACGTTCGCAAGCTGATCGAGGACGACGGGGTGTTCGCCTTGTTCGGCTGCTTCGGAACCGGCCCCAGCGCCAAGATGATTCCGCTGGCCTCGCGCGCCCGGGTGCCGTTCTTTGCGCCCTACACCGGCGCCGATATGCTGCGCGAACCGCTGGACCCTTATGTCTTCCATCTGCGCGCCTCTTACGGGCAGGAGATCGAAGCCATGGTCGATCACCTGGTCACGCTCGGCGTGCAGTCGATCGGCGTGGTGCATCATGCCGACCCCTTCGGGCAGGCTGGCCTGGATGCCGCGCAAAAAACCCTTGCCCGTTACAACCTGCGCCCGGCAGTCATCGCCCCGATCGCCTCGAACGGCGCCGATGCCGCCGAAGCCGCCCGGCGGGTAGCGACCGCCAATCCGGCTGCGCTGATCATGGTGACCGCCGGCAACAGCTCCATCGCTTTGCTGCGTGCCGTGTTGGCTACCGAGGCCCGTCCGATGTTGTATGGTCTATCGGTGATCAGCAGCCAGCAGTTGGTCCGCGAATTGGGCCAAGATGCACACGGGTTGGTGATCGCCCAAGTGGTGCCATCACCGTTCCGTTTGGAGCATGCGGTCGTACGCGAATACCGGCGGCTCGCCGAAAAAGCCAGCCAGCCATATTCCTACACTGCGCTGGAAGGCTATCTCGCGGCCAAAACTTTTGTAGAGGCTTTGCGCCGCGCAGGCCGCGATCTCACCCGCGAAAAACTCGTCGAGGCCCTGCACGGCATGAACGATTGGGATGCCGGGGACTTGCGCCTGCAGTTCTCGCCTCGGCGCCATGTGGCGCTCGATTATGTCGATTTGAGCGTCATCAGCCGCGGGCATTTCACCCGCTGA
- a CDS encoding nuclear transport factor 2 family protein, which translates to MRTRPSAVLGAWVIALTASISIAHAQDGIDAARGFLQNGQPDRALAAAEQWIASHPTDAEARFVRAVALAELGRRAEAIAAFSKLTEDFPNQPEPYNNLAVLYAQQRDYDAARKALEQAIRTHPSYATAHANLADLYARLANEAYERALQLDAGRETKRPPAAQPPLALIRTLGPAAPAPLVVAQQMPLASQSSSPAAAPRPGPNAVTPAVNAPAQPAPRATADSAGPQPLAKPAPAQTLTEPPSTPAVTPPAPAAPSTTATEEVLAAVRAWADAWSAKDVTAYLAVYDKTFEVPDGRTRAAWEQERRQRVSKPGEIRVTVEDPQVEIDGDRAQVRFRQHYRSLNFNASTNKVLELVRRGQRWQITQEKVVR; encoded by the coding sequence ATGAGAACTCGTCCCTCTGCCGTGCTCGGAGCATGGGTGATTGCGCTGACTGCCAGCATTTCGATCGCGCATGCGCAGGACGGCATCGACGCCGCGCGTGGCTTTTTACAGAACGGTCAGCCCGACCGCGCCCTTGCCGCTGCGGAACAATGGATCGCCAGCCACCCGACCGATGCCGAAGCCCGTTTTGTGCGCGCTGTGGCGCTGGCCGAACTTGGCCGCCGTGCCGAAGCCATTGCCGCGTTCAGCAAGCTGACCGAGGATTTCCCGAACCAGCCGGAGCCCTACAACAACCTGGCTGTGCTCTACGCGCAACAGCGCGACTATGACGCCGCCCGCAAAGCCCTCGAACAGGCGATCCGCACACACCCGAGCTATGCTACCGCGCATGCGAACCTGGCCGATCTTTACGCCCGCCTCGCCAACGAAGCTTATGAACGCGCGCTGCAACTGGACGCTGGACGCGAGACCAAACGCCCGCCCGCTGCGCAGCCGCCGTTAGCCTTGATCCGTACGCTGGGGCCGGCGGCGCCTGCGCCGTTGGTCGTGGCACAGCAGATGCCGCTCGCCTCCCAGTCTTCCTCCCCCGCTGCTGCGCCCCGCCCCGGTCCAAATGCGGTGACCCCGGCGGTGAATGCGCCTGCGCAACCGGCGCCCCGTGCCACCGCCGACTCGGCGGGCCCACAACCTTTGGCAAAGCCGGCACCGGCACAGACCTTGACCGAACCGCCAAGCACTCCGGCCGTTACCCCGCCTGCGCCGGCTGCGCCATCGACAACGGCAACCGAAGAAGTCTTGGCCGCAGTGCGCGCCTGGGCCGATGCGTGGTCCGCCAAGGATGTGACCGCTTACTTGGCGGTCTACGACAAAACCTTTGAAGTGCCCGATGGGCGCACACGCGCGGCTTGGGAGCAGGAACGGCGCCAACGTGTGAGCAAGCCGGGCGAGATCCGTGTCACGGTAGAGGACCCGCAGGTAGAAATCGACGGCGATCGCGCCCAGGTGCGCTTTCGGCAGCACTATCGCTCGCTCAACTTCAATGCCAGCACCAACAAGGTGCTTGAACTGGTCCGTCGTGGCCAGCGCTGGCAAATCACCCAAGAAAAGGTCGTTCGATGA
- a CDS encoding peptidylprolyl isomerase produces the protein MAVKLHTNLGTITLELDAEKAPVTVENFIAYVQAGHYDNTIFHRVIDGFMIQGGGFEPGMNQKPTREPIKNEADNGLKNERGTIAMARTQAPHSATAQFFINVADNDFLNFRAPDLQGWGYCVFGRVSEGMDVVDKIRAVKTGSRGFHQDVPLEDVVIERAEIV, from the coding sequence ATGGCAGTCAAACTGCATACCAATCTCGGCACCATCACCCTTGAGCTGGACGCTGAAAAGGCCCCGGTCACGGTGGAAAATTTCATCGCCTATGTCCAGGCCGGCCACTACGACAACACCATTTTTCACCGTGTCATCGACGGCTTCATGATTCAAGGCGGCGGTTTCGAACCGGGCATGAACCAAAAGCCCACCCGTGAGCCGATCAAGAATGAAGCCGACAACGGCCTGAAAAACGAGCGCGGCACCATCGCCATGGCCCGCACCCAGGCCCCACATTCGGCCACCGCCCAGTTCTTTATCAATGTCGCAGACAACGACTTTCTGAACTTCCGCGCCCCCGACCTGCAGGGCTGGGGTTACTGTGTGTTCGGCCGTGTCAGCGAAGGCATGGACGTGGTGGATAAAATCCGCGCGGTCAAAACCGGCTCCAGGGGCTTTCATCAGGACGTTCCGCTGGAAGATGTAGTGATCGAACGCGCGGAAATCGTCTGA
- a CDS encoding peptidylprolyl isomerase: protein MKKLFALLALFGWMGFALATNPQVALDTSHGRIVVELYPDKAPKTVANFLDYVSSGHYNGTVFHRVIDGFMIQGGGFDAQMTQKPTRPPIENEAKNGLKNLAGTIAMARTQAPHSASAQFFINLVDNANLDYPSFDGWGYAVFGKVTEGFDVVQKIGKLPTRNLGYHQNVPAEPVVIQRAYVLDPH, encoded by the coding sequence ATGAAAAAACTGTTTGCCTTGCTCGCCCTGTTCGGCTGGATGGGCTTTGCGCTCGCAACCAATCCGCAAGTGGCACTCGACACCTCCCACGGACGCATCGTTGTGGAACTGTATCCTGACAAAGCGCCCAAGACGGTGGCCAACTTTCTGGATTACGTATCCAGCGGCCATTACAACGGCACCGTGTTTCATCGGGTCATCGATGGCTTCATGATCCAGGGTGGCGGTTTTGATGCGCAGATGACACAGAAACCGACCCGTCCGCCGATCGAGAACGAAGCCAAAAACGGCCTGAAAAACCTTGCCGGCACGATTGCCATGGCCCGCACCCAGGCTCCGCATTCGGCCTCGGCCCAGTTTTTCATCAACTTGGTGGATAACGCCAACCTCGACTATCCTTCCTTCGACGGCTGGGGCTATGCCGTTTTCGGCAAGGTCACCGAAGGCTTCGATGTCGTCCAGAAGATCGGTAAGCTGCCGACACGCAACCTTGGTTACCATCAAAACGTACCCGCGGAGCCGGTCGTCATCCAGCGCGCCTACGTGCTCGATCCACACTGA
- a CDS encoding L,D-transpeptidase family protein, with protein sequence MRLIPTAGSLLCRGALVLALCGTAALAAPQDRRISDAGPEAALQQIFSEIEANRLDAALDRTEMLLQVYPNFRLAHLIRGDLLLARARPLSTFGNAERFPERVQELRDEAIARLRAYRERPDTTDYVPRYLLQMGPEQQHAVVVDTKRSRLYVYRNEGGKPRFVADYYVSQGKAGSGKQVEGDNKTPLGVYHVTSFIDPAKLPDLYGNGAFPLNYPNPWDKRLGRTGYGIWLHGTPSDTYARPPLASEGCVVLANQDFASLSNFVQPGLTPVIISNEVEWLSLDDWQAERRSLNAAIEAWRSDWESLDVERYLSHYSAQFRSDSHDFAQWSARKRRFAQSRAWVKVQISKLSMLRQPGEDAVVEVIFEQDYRSDGYADTTRKRQYWTKEDGRWKIIYEGDA encoded by the coding sequence ATGAGGCTGATACCGACCGCAGGCAGCCTGCTGTGCCGCGGTGCGCTGGTGTTGGCGCTGTGCGGCACTGCCGCCCTGGCCGCACCGCAAGACCGGCGCATCTCTGACGCCGGTCCGGAGGCTGCGCTGCAGCAAATTTTTAGCGAAATCGAAGCCAACCGGCTGGATGCCGCCCTGGATCGCACCGAGATGCTGCTCCAGGTCTATCCAAACTTCCGCTTGGCCCACCTGATCCGTGGCGATCTCTTACTCGCCCGTGCCCGGCCACTGTCGACCTTCGGTAACGCCGAGCGCTTTCCCGAGCGGGTGCAAGAACTGCGCGACGAAGCCATCGCCCGTTTACGCGCCTACCGCGAGCGCCCCGATACCACGGACTATGTGCCGCGCTATCTACTACAGATGGGCCCGGAACAGCAGCATGCGGTGGTGGTCGACACCAAGCGGTCACGTCTGTACGTGTACCGCAACGAGGGTGGAAAACCGCGTTTCGTTGCCGATTACTATGTCAGCCAAGGCAAGGCAGGCTCCGGGAAGCAGGTTGAGGGCGACAACAAAACCCCGCTTGGCGTCTATCATGTCACCTCCTTCATCGATCCGGCAAAGCTGCCCGATCTTTACGGTAACGGCGCATTCCCGCTCAACTATCCCAACCCTTGGGACAAACGCCTTGGCCGCACCGGTTACGGCATCTGGCTGCACGGCACGCCAAGCGACACCTATGCCCGCCCGCCGTTGGCCTCGGAAGGCTGTGTGGTGCTGGCCAATCAGGACTTTGCCAGTCTCAGTAACTTTGTACAGCCGGGACTGACACCGGTGATCATCAGCAATGAGGTCGAATGGCTGTCGCTCGATGACTGGCAGGCCGAACGCCGCAGTCTCAACGCCGCCATCGAAGCTTGGCGCAGCGATTGGGAAAGCCTGGACGTGGAGCGTTATCTGTCCCACTACTCCGCCCAATTCCGTAGCGACAGCCATGATTTTGCCCAATGGAGTGCGCGCAAACGCCGCTTTGCACAATCTCGTGCATGGGTGAAGGTACAAATCAGCAAGCTCAGCATGTTGCGCCAACCCGGCGAAGACGCTGTAGTGGAAGTGATTTTCGAGCAGGATTACCGCAGCGACGGCTATGCCGACACCACGCGCAAACGTCAATACTGGACCAAGGAAGACGGGCGCTGGAAGATCATCTACGAAGGCGATGCCTGA
- the dnaJ gene encoding molecular chaperone DnaJ: MSKRDYYDVLGVNRDASDDEIKKAYRKLAMKYHPDRNPGNKDAEEKFKEAKEAYEILSDAQKRGAYDRYGHAGVDPSMGAGPGAAQGFDGFSDAFSDIFGEIFGGGRGGGRSNVYRGADLRYNLEISLEEAARGADKTIRIPTVEACDTCHGSGARPGTQPKVCPTCGGAGQVRIQQGFFSIQQTCPKCHGSGHIIPDPCPTCHGTGRVKRHKTLEVKIPAGIDEGMRLRHAGHGEPGVNGGPPGDLYVEIHIRKHPVFERDHDDLHCEMPISFTTAALGGEIEIPTLDGIARLKIPPETQTGKVFRLRGKGIKNVRSHAPGDLLCHVVVETPVDLTERQRDLLREFEELSKSNVDRHNPKAKSWMDKVRDFFGA, from the coding sequence ATGTCGAAACGCGACTACTACGACGTTCTCGGCGTCAACCGCGACGCGAGCGACGACGAAATCAAAAAGGCCTACCGCAAGCTGGCCATGAAATATCACCCGGATCGCAATCCGGGCAACAAAGACGCCGAGGAAAAATTCAAAGAGGCCAAGGAAGCCTACGAGATTCTGTCCGACGCGCAGAAAAGGGGCGCTTACGACCGCTACGGCCATGCCGGCGTCGACCCCTCGATGGGTGCGGGGCCGGGTGCCGCACAAGGCTTCGACGGTTTCTCCGATGCCTTCTCCGACATCTTCGGGGAGATCTTCGGTGGCGGCCGCGGCGGCGGACGCTCCAACGTCTATCGGGGCGCCGATCTGCGCTACAACCTGGAAATTTCATTGGAAGAAGCCGCGCGCGGCGCCGACAAGACCATCCGCATCCCTACCGTGGAGGCGTGCGACACCTGCCACGGCAGCGGTGCCCGACCCGGCACGCAGCCCAAAGTCTGCCCCACCTGCGGCGGGGCCGGTCAGGTGCGCATTCAACAGGGTTTCTTCTCGATCCAGCAAACCTGCCCGAAATGCCACGGCAGCGGGCATATCATTCCCGACCCCTGCCCGACCTGCCACGGTACCGGGCGGGTCAAACGCCATAAAACCCTGGAAGTGAAGATCCCTGCCGGCATCGACGAAGGCATGCGCTTACGTCATGCCGGCCATGGCGAGCCGGGCGTCAACGGCGGCCCCCCGGGCGATCTGTATGTGGAGATCCACATTCGCAAACACCCGGTGTTCGAGCGCGATCACGACGACCTGCATTGCGAAATGCCGATCAGCTTCACCACCGCAGCACTCGGCGGCGAAATCGAAATTCCCACGTTGGACGGCATCGCGCGACTAAAGATCCCGCCCGAAACCCAAACCGGCAAGGTCTTCCGCCTGCGCGGCAAGGGCATCAAGAATGTGCGCTCTCACGCACCCGGCGATTTGCTCTGCCATGTCGTGGTGGAAACACCGGTGGATCTCACCGAACGCCAGCGCGATCTTTTGCGCGAATTCGAGGAGCTGTCCAAGTCCAACGTGGATCGGCACAACCCCAAGGCCAAGTCCTGGATGGACAAGGTGCGGGATTTCTTCGGCGCCTGA
- the cysS gene encoding cysteine--tRNA ligase — protein MLTIYNSLTRKKEVFTPIEPGKVRMYVCGMTVYDYCHLGHARVMVVFDMVARWLRASGYQVTYVRNITDIDDKIIRRAGENGESIRALTDRFIAAMHEDADALGVLRPDHEPRATEYVAQMQRIIDKLQKNGLAYVAANRDVCYSVRKFRGYGKLSGKSLDELRAGERVEVDAGKQDPLDFVLWKRAREDEPAEVKWESPWGCGRPGWHIECSAMSSELLGEHFDIHGGGQDLQFPHHENEIAQSEGAHGHTFVNYWMHNGFVRVDDEKMSKSLGNFFTIRDVLKRYDAEVVRFFILRAHYRSPLNYSDAHLEDARHALTRLYTALKNVAPAVTVATVDWTEPHAQRFQAAMNDDFNTAEAVAVLFDLASEVNRSASSELAVQLKALAGVLGLLTRDPVAFLQGGTAAADLAADQIEALIAERAAAKKAKNYPLADRIRAELLARGIVLEDSVQGTVWRRA, from the coding sequence ATGCTCACGATTTACAACTCACTGACGCGCAAAAAGGAAGTTTTTACCCCGATCGAACCCGGCAAAGTCCGCATGTATGTATGTGGAATGACCGTGTACGACTACTGCCATCTTGGACATGCGCGGGTGATGGTGGTGTTCGACATGGTGGCGCGCTGGCTGCGAGCCAGTGGCTACCAAGTCACCTATGTGCGCAACATCACCGATATCGACGACAAGATCATCCGTCGGGCTGGGGAGAACGGCGAATCCATCCGTGCGCTGACCGATCGCTTCATTGCCGCTATGCACGAGGACGCCGATGCGCTCGGCGTGCTGCGTCCGGACCATGAACCGCGTGCCACTGAATATGTGGCGCAGATGCAGCGGATCATCGACAAGCTGCAAAAGAACGGCCTGGCCTATGTCGCGGCCAACCGCGACGTATGCTATTCGGTACGTAAGTTCCGCGGTTACGGCAAGCTCTCGGGCAAATCGCTGGATGAACTGCGCGCCGGCGAGCGGGTGGAGGTGGATGCGGGCAAGCAGGATCCGCTCGATTTCGTGCTGTGGAAACGCGCGCGCGAAGATGAGCCGGCCGAGGTCAAATGGGAATCGCCCTGGGGCTGCGGCCGGCCGGGTTGGCATATCGAGTGCTCGGCAATGAGCTCGGAGTTGCTGGGCGAGCATTTCGACATTCACGGCGGTGGGCAGGATTTGCAGTTCCCACACCATGAGAACGAAATCGCCCAGTCGGAGGGAGCGCACGGTCACACGTTTGTGAACTACTGGATGCACAACGGTTTCGTGCGGGTCGACGATGAGAAGATGTCCAAATCGCTGGGCAACTTTTTCACCATCCGCGATGTGCTCAAGCGCTATGACGCCGAGGTGGTGCGCTTTTTCATTCTGCGCGCCCACTACCGCAGCCCACTCAACTATTCGGATGCGCACCTGGAGGACGCGCGGCACGCGCTGACCCGCCTCTATACTGCGCTGAAAAACGTCGCGCCGGCCGTTACCGTGGCCACTGTGGACTGGACCGAGCCGCACGCACAGCGTTTTCAGGCGGCCATGAACGATGATTTCAACACTGCCGAGGCGGTGGCGGTGCTGTTCGATTTGGCCAGCGAGGTCAACCGCAGCGCTTCGTCCGAGCTGGCTGTACAACTCAAGGCGTTGGCTGGCGTGCTAGGGTTACTGACCCGCGATCCGGTGGCTTTTTTGCAGGGCGGAACAGCCGCGGCCGATCTGGCGGCGGACCAGATCGAGGCGCTGATTGCCGAGCGCGCAGCCGCCAAGAAGGCCAAAAATTACCCGCTAGCCGACCGCATTCGTGCGGAGTTGCTCGCGCGTGGGATCGTGTTGGAAGACAGCGTGCAAGGCACCGTTTGGCGCCGTGCCTGA